The genomic region TCTGCCCATTGTTGAGGGGTATAGGTTTTGAGGGCTAGAGCATGAATGGCCTCCGAAGACATGGCCTGTTTCACAGCTCCATACACAAGCTGGTGTTGTTGAACTAACCCTTTGCCCTCAAAGGCAGATGATACTACGATCACCTGATAATGATCTCCGCCACCCGTGAGGTCTTGCACCTGCACCTGAGCGTCAGACAGTCCGGTTTTAATCATTAATTCAACTTGATCTGGGCTAACCACTGCACGACCTCTACTTGTGTTCAAAACATCCGATACCCATCTTGTTGTAAACCCAGTTTACCTGTTGGGCTGGGTCACATGGGGGGCTAGCAACTGCAGATTGAAGATTGTATAAAGATGGTCTAAGTCGGTGGACTTCAATCAACCCTATTGTAGGGTGCTGCTAGGTGAAGCCATAACGCATCGTCCCGTAGGGCTTTAAGGGGTTATGCTGCCGCTAGCCTAGTCTACTTCAGCTAAGTTGTAGGGTGCTGCTAGGCGAAGCTGTAACGCACCATGTCCTGAGGTATTGTTGCAGGGTTCTCTTAGATGTAGCTGCAACGCACTTGAATGGAGTACGCGCTAGCCCACCCTACTGCGGCTTGTTAGATGCACAAACCCATCTTTGACCTTGACCTAGCCTAGGGAATATTCGGTGAAATGGTGGTTGAGCCACCGGATTGTTCGCGAGGGTAGGGAGAGTTGACAAACCCTAGTTCAAATAATTGTTGGTAGGCCTGTTGCCCTAGTTGGCGGGTCGGTTGTTGGCTGCGGATAATTTGAATCAGGAGCGGTACTGCGAGTTCAGGCTGGTCTTGCGCCCGATGTACCAACGCTAATTGGTAGGTGGCTTGGTCACGCATTTGGGCTGTCTCTAGGGCCTGGGCTCTGAGATCGTCTGTAATTCGGGTATCAACCCCGGAAAAGCTGGAGGCAAGCTGTTGGTAGAAGTTGGAAAGTTGGTTAAACACCTGCCGTGCGTCTTGAAGACGACTTTGAGCGGTGGTGTAATCTTGGGAGGCGACAGCGGTCTGAGCCTGCTGCATGAGGCGTTGTCCACCCGAAACACTCAAAATTGTTCCATCTTGAGCGAGGGGGCGCAGGTCATCAAAGGCGTCCGGTTGTTCTGGAAAAT from Candidatus Obscuribacterales bacterium harbors:
- a CDS encoding BolA family transcriptional regulator, translating into MVSPDQVELMIKTGLSDAQVQVQDLTGGGDHYQVIVVSSAFEGKGLVQQHQLVYGAVKQAMSSEAIHALALKTYTPQQWAEQQPA